Proteins from a single region of Sporosarcina sp. P33:
- a CDS encoding PLP-dependent aminotransferase family protein, with the protein MDMIFIELQKHSDTPLYLQIYNQIKQDIIDGKFPVGMKLPSKRRLEEFLNVSQTTIEMAYDQLTAEGFIAAEPRKGYFVQAIEELAYVQPVKSEMPASVPTATPVQYDFSPGSIDTENFPFTAWRKYARDIMDTAHAHLLLLGDPHGDIELRQEIRRYLYHSRGVDCTPDQIIVGSGTEQLLPLIIRILGEQACYAIEDPGYLMTRHVFSENSRQMIPVAVDEDGLDVKALQRSNATIAYVTPSHQFPTGTVLTAARRTALLNWAATNPEFFIIEDDYDSEFRYRGRPIPSLQSMDKGENVIYLSTFTKSLMPSMRIAYMVLPPLLLDAYRQAFIPYSSSVPRIDQHILARFMADGQFSRHLNRMRKIYRRKMHVLTTLLRSYEPAISFSGDEAGMHVLLHVHTEATEKELIREALQSGIKVRGLETYRVTPAPSSPSFLIGFGGLSEEEINIAVPKLLEAWNIKKAAAPD; encoded by the coding sequence TTGGATATGATTTTCATTGAGCTTCAAAAGCATTCAGATACACCGCTTTATCTGCAAATATATAATCAAATTAAACAGGATATAATCGACGGCAAATTTCCTGTCGGCATGAAACTTCCTTCCAAACGGCGGCTTGAAGAGTTTCTGAATGTCAGTCAGACGACGATTGAAATGGCTTATGACCAGCTGACCGCAGAAGGATTTATTGCGGCGGAACCGCGTAAAGGCTACTTTGTGCAGGCGATTGAAGAACTGGCTTATGTACAGCCCGTGAAGTCAGAGATGCCTGCTTCTGTGCCCACGGCAACACCTGTGCAATATGATTTCTCACCGGGCTCTATTGATACAGAGAACTTTCCTTTCACTGCCTGGAGGAAATATGCCCGTGATATCATGGATACTGCACACGCGCATCTTTTACTGCTCGGTGATCCGCATGGTGATATTGAGCTGCGCCAAGAAATTAGACGCTATCTGTATCATTCACGCGGAGTCGACTGCACGCCTGATCAAATCATTGTCGGGTCCGGCACAGAGCAGCTGCTGCCGTTAATTATCCGCATATTAGGAGAACAGGCATGCTATGCAATTGAAGACCCCGGCTACCTGATGACGAGGCATGTCTTTTCTGAGAACAGCCGGCAGATGATTCCTGTTGCTGTCGATGAGGACGGACTTGACGTAAAGGCTCTTCAGCGCTCGAATGCGACAATTGCCTATGTTACCCCTTCCCATCAGTTTCCGACCGGTACAGTGCTGACTGCTGCCCGCAGAACTGCCCTTTTGAACTGGGCAGCAACGAATCCAGAATTTTTTATAATTGAAGACGATTATGACAGCGAATTCCGTTACCGCGGCCGTCCCATCCCCTCCCTGCAAAGTATGGATAAAGGGGAAAACGTTATTTATCTCAGTACGTTTACGAAATCACTCATGCCTTCGATGCGGATTGCCTATATGGTTCTCCCGCCGCTGTTATTAGACGCCTATCGGCAAGCCTTTATCCCCTATTCTTCCTCCGTGCCGCGCATCGATCAGCATATTCTGGCACGCTTCATGGCAGATGGACAATTTTCCCGTCACTTAAATCGTATGCGGAAGATTTACCGGCGGAAAATGCATGTACTGACAACCTTGCTGAGGTCATATGAACCGGCTATTTCATTTTCCGGCGATGAAGCCGGCATGCATGTGCTGCTGCATGTGCATACGGAAGCCACGGAAAAGGAGCTGATTCGGGAAGCTCTGCAGTCAGGGATTAAAGTGCGCGGGCTCGAGACATACAGGGTAACGCCGGCACCCTCTTCGCCTTCGTTCCTGATCGGCTTTGGCGGACTTTCTGAAGAAGAGATCAACATTGCAGTTCCAAAACTGCTTGAAGCGTGGAATATAAAAAAAGCAGCCGCACCTGACTAG
- the pdxS gene encoding pyridoxal 5'-phosphate synthase lyase subunit PdxS — MNFNYGGVIMDVINAEQAKVAEAAGAIAVMALERVPSDIRAAGGVARMADPRIVEEVQQAVSIPVMAKARIGHISEARVLEALGVDYIDESEVLTPADDEFHLLKSDFKVPFVCGARNLGEAARRLGEGAKMLRTKGEPGTGNIVEAVRHLRMINAQVSKVVHMSTDELMTEARDLGAPYEILLAIKEAGRLPVVNYSAGGVATPADAALMMELGADGVFVGSGIFKSDNPEAFARAIVQATANYQDYQLIAELSKNIGVPMKGLEISKLSESELMATRSS, encoded by the coding sequence ATGAATTTCAATTATGGCGGCGTTATTATGGATGTAATCAATGCAGAACAGGCAAAGGTAGCGGAGGCGGCAGGAGCGATTGCAGTCATGGCTTTGGAGCGGGTGCCTTCGGATATACGGGCAGCCGGCGGTGTAGCGCGTATGGCAGACCCGCGAATTGTAGAAGAAGTGCAACAGGCAGTATCCATTCCCGTAATGGCGAAAGCACGGATCGGACATATTTCAGAAGCGCGTGTGCTGGAAGCGCTGGGTGTTGATTATATTGACGAAAGTGAAGTACTGACACCTGCCGATGATGAGTTCCATTTGCTGAAGAGTGACTTTAAAGTGCCATTTGTCTGTGGTGCGAGAAACCTTGGTGAAGCGGCAAGACGTTTGGGTGAGGGAGCTAAAATGCTCCGTACGAAAGGGGAGCCGGGCACGGGCAATATTGTGGAAGCTGTGCGTCACTTGCGCATGATCAATGCACAGGTGAGTAAAGTGGTGCATATGAGCACGGATGAATTGATGACGGAAGCACGTGATCTGGGTGCACCGTATGAAATATTGCTTGCTATTAAAGAAGCGGGCCGTCTGCCGGTCGTAAACTACTCAGCCGGGGGCGTCGCAACGCCAGCAGATGCAGCATTAATGATGGAACTTGGAGCGGACGGAGTATTCGTCGGGTCAGGAATTTTCAAATCAGATAACCCTGAGGCATTTGCCCGTGCAATTGTACAGGCAACGGCTAACTATCAGGATTATCAGCTGATTGCGGAACTTTCAAAGAACATTGGTGTACCGATGAAAGGTCTGGAAATCTCGAAGCTCTCAGAAAGTGAATTAATGGCGACCCGCAGCTCGTGA
- the serS gene encoding serine--tRNA ligase has product MLDSKVLRANFEEVKEKLSKRGEDLTDFEKFGGLDEKRREILSKVEVLKAERNEVSQQVAQMKRNKENADEVIARMKTVGEEIKAYDQELAKVEEELNYVLMRIPNIPHDSVPVGDSEDDNVEVRTWGELPKFDFEPKPHWEIGTDLQLLDFERAAKVTGSRFVFYRGLGARLERALINFMLDLHQEEHGYEEMLPPYLVNRTSLTGTGQLPKFEEDAFLIEEEDYFLIPTSEVPVTNFYRDEILDGAKLPIAFTAYSTNFRSEAGSAGRDTRGLIRQHQFNKVELVRFVKPEDSYDELEKLTGHAERVLQLLKLPYRALKMCTADLGFTAAKKYDLEVWIPTQNVYREISSCSNFEDFQARRAHIRFRREPGAKPEYVHTLNGSGLAVGRTVAAILENYQQEDGSVVIPEVLRPYMGGKEKIEAPK; this is encoded by the coding sequence ATGCTGGACAGTAAAGTATTGCGCGCGAATTTTGAAGAGGTAAAAGAAAAACTCAGCAAGCGCGGGGAAGATCTGACAGACTTTGAGAAGTTCGGCGGGCTGGACGAGAAGCGCCGCGAAATATTATCAAAAGTAGAAGTGCTGAAAGCGGAGCGCAACGAAGTATCACAGCAAGTTGCGCAAATGAAGCGCAACAAAGAAAATGCAGATGAAGTCATCGCGCGAATGAAGACAGTCGGTGAAGAAATCAAAGCATATGACCAGGAGCTTGCGAAAGTTGAAGAGGAATTGAATTATGTTCTTATGCGCATCCCAAATATTCCGCACGACAGTGTGCCAGTAGGGGACAGTGAAGATGATAATGTGGAAGTGCGCACATGGGGTGAGCTGCCGAAATTTGATTTCGAGCCAAAACCGCACTGGGAAATTGGAACAGATCTGCAGTTGCTCGACTTTGAACGTGCAGCAAAAGTAACTGGCAGCCGTTTTGTATTTTACCGCGGACTGGGTGCCCGACTGGAACGTGCACTAATCAACTTCATGCTTGATCTTCATCAGGAAGAGCACGGCTATGAGGAAATGCTGCCGCCTTATTTGGTAAACCGTACGAGTCTGACGGGAACAGGGCAACTGCCAAAGTTTGAGGAAGATGCATTCTTGATTGAAGAAGAAGACTACTTTTTGATCCCGACATCTGAAGTGCCGGTGACGAACTTCTATCGTGATGAAATTTTGGACGGTGCAAAGTTACCGATTGCTTTCACAGCATACAGCACAAATTTCCGTTCTGAAGCAGGATCAGCAGGACGTGATACACGCGGCCTGATTCGCCAGCATCAGTTCAATAAAGTGGAACTTGTCCGTTTCGTGAAGCCGGAAGATTCTTATGACGAGTTAGAAAAACTGACAGGCCATGCAGAGCGCGTGTTGCAGTTATTAAAGTTGCCGTACCGTGCACTTAAGATGTGTACAGCAGATTTAGGATTCACGGCTGCTAAGAAGTATGACCTGGAAGTATGGATTCCTACGCAAAATGTCTATCGTGAAATCTCATCTTGCTCTAATTTTGAAGACTTCCAAGCACGCCGCGCACATATTCGTTTCCGCCGCGAGCCTGGAGCAAAGCCCGAGTATGTTCACACATTGAACGGCAGCGGTTTGGCTGTCGGACGCACAGTGGCGGCAATCTTGGAAAATTATCAGCAGGAAGACGGATCTGTCGTAATTCCTGAAGTGCTTCGTCCTTACATGGGCGGAAAAGAGAAAATCGAGGCGCCAAAATAA
- the tadA gene encoding tRNA adenosine(34) deaminase TadA: MKDDVYYMRLAIEEAEKAAALAEVPIGAVIVHNGEVIAAAHNLRETTQNAVTHAELSAIQIACEKIGSWRLEDTVLYVTLEPCPMCAGAILQSRIPRVVYGARDPKGGCVRTFYQLLNDPRFNHECEVTEGVLGEECGQLLTRFFRLLRDKRKAEKKEAKRLESDS, from the coding sequence ATGAAAGATGATGTGTATTATATGCGGTTGGCAATAGAAGAAGCTGAAAAAGCAGCTGCACTCGCCGAAGTGCCAATTGGTGCAGTTATTGTGCATAACGGAGAGGTCATTGCAGCCGCGCATAACTTGCGTGAAACCACACAAAATGCCGTCACACATGCCGAGCTGTCTGCTATCCAGATTGCCTGTGAAAAGATAGGCAGCTGGCGTTTAGAAGACACTGTATTATACGTTACACTTGAACCTTGCCCTATGTGTGCAGGCGCCATTTTGCAGTCACGTATTCCCCGGGTGGTCTACGGCGCACGTGATCCAAAAGGCGGCTGTGTCCGCACTTTCTACCAGCTCCTCAATGACCCCAGATTCAATCATGAATGTGAAGTCACTGAAGGCGTACTCGGAGAAGAGTGCGGACAACTTTTAACCCGCTTTTTCCGTTTGCTTCGAGATAAAAGAAAAGCAGAAAAAAAAGAAGCCAAGCGCCTCGAGTCAGACTCGTAA
- a CDS encoding deoxynucleoside kinase has protein sequence MFVPFIAVEGPIGVGKTTLTAAIAEAFSFNQLQEISGENPFLDQFYQDKEKWSFQTEMFFLCNRYEQLKQINKEYISNGLPVVADYHVFKNMLFAQRTLESNDFVKYKEIYHILTKDLPMPNIVISLSATLPTLLQRIDERGRSYEADMDRDYLQQLADDYRTYLPEFERTYPDIPVIHINGDEMDYVRNKEDMDEILHKVGKAVEKGLNSNEVI, from the coding sequence ATGTTTGTCCCATTTATTGCAGTAGAAGGCCCCATTGGTGTAGGGAAGACTACATTGACCGCAGCAATTGCTGAAGCCTTTTCATTTAATCAGCTGCAAGAAATCAGTGGGGAGAACCCTTTTCTGGATCAGTTTTATCAAGATAAAGAAAAGTGGAGTTTCCAGACGGAAATGTTTTTTCTCTGTAATCGCTATGAGCAACTGAAACAAATTAATAAAGAGTATATTTCCAATGGATTGCCAGTCGTGGCGGATTACCATGTATTCAAAAACATGCTGTTTGCCCAGCGCACACTGGAATCGAATGATTTCGTGAAGTATAAAGAAATTTATCATATATTGACGAAAGATCTGCCGATGCCGAATATCGTTATTTCATTGTCCGCGACTTTGCCGACGCTGCTGCAGCGAATTGATGAGCGGGGAAGATCATATGAAGCTGATATGGACCGAGATTATTTACAGCAGCTGGCGGACGATTACCGTACGTATTTGCCGGAGTTTGAAAGGACATATCCTGACATTCCTGTCATTCATATAAATGGCGATGAGATGGACTATGTGCGAAACAAAGAAGATATGGATGAGATATTGCATAAAGTGGGCAAAGCAGTTGAGAAAGGTTTGAATTCAAATGAAGTCATATGA
- a CDS encoding deoxynucleoside kinase, which produces MKSYDIPSNSVFAVAGMVGAGKSTMAHAIAERLGFQESLENVAENPYLERFYDDFERWSFHLQIFFLAERFKEQKHIFESGGGFVQDRSIYEDVGIFAKMHADKGTMEAVDFETYMSLYDAMVMTPYFPHPNALIYLEGPMQTILDRIEERGRDMELQTPRSYWEEMYRRYEQWIDSFTACPVVRLNITDYDLLANEDDIELVIEKIAKTIKKTTS; this is translated from the coding sequence ATGAAGTCATATGATATTCCGTCAAATAGTGTATTTGCGGTAGCAGGAATGGTTGGGGCAGGTAAGTCAACCATGGCTCATGCGATTGCTGAGCGGCTTGGTTTTCAAGAGTCGCTGGAAAATGTTGCAGAGAATCCATACTTGGAAAGATTTTATGACGATTTTGAGCGCTGGAGCTTCCATCTGCAGATTTTCTTTTTAGCGGAACGTTTTAAAGAGCAAAAGCATATCTTCGAGAGTGGCGGCGGATTTGTACAAGACCGTTCTATTTACGAAGATGTAGGGATCTTCGCCAAGATGCATGCAGATAAGGGGACGATGGAAGCCGTCGATTTTGAAACGTATATGAGCCTATACGATGCGATGGTTATGACGCCGTATTTTCCGCATCCGAATGCGCTGATTTATTTAGAAGGCCCGATGCAGACGATTCTGGACCGCATTGAAGAACGCGGCAGGGATATGGAGCTGCAGACACCGCGCAGCTACTGGGAAGAGATGTATCGGCGGTATGAGCAATGGATTGATTCATTCACAGCATGTCCGGTTGTTCGCCTGAATATTACGGATTATGATTTATTAGCAAATGAAGACGATATCGAATTGGTTATTGAAAAAATTGCAAAGACAATAAAGAAAACGACATCCTAA
- a CDS encoding aspartate kinase, which yields MKVCKFGGTSVASAEQIRKVVDIVMSDPSRKIVVVSAPGKRSSSDIKVTDLLINLADTSLAGQDTTEALNKVVGRYKEIAEGLGLDEEIAQVIEQDVIRRLNKDQSDDVLYVDSLKAAGEDNNAKLIAAYFQHIGVEAEYVNPRDGGLLVNQRPERVRALPEGNEKLCKLRDKEGIIVFPGFFGYTEDGTLRTFNRGGSDITGALLAAATNAELYENFTDVDSVFSANPTVIENPRAIDAMTYREMRELAYAGFSVFHEEALVPAFRHKIPVCIKNTNNPSAPGTMIVRNRDHNLQPVVGIAADNGFSTLFVDKYLMNLEIGFGRHLLEILEEEEIPYEHTPSGIDNLSVIIRDEHLTPEKEARILKRIEEELHPDDVHFQRDYSMVVLVGEGMRHARGLAARAASAIARTGANIEMINQGSSEVSLVFGIQEKDENIVLRELYQEFFTEVPAH from the coding sequence ATGAAAGTTTGTAAATTTGGCGGTACGTCCGTCGCATCAGCCGAACAAATTCGGAAAGTGGTCGACATTGTCATGTCCGATCCATCGAGAAAAATCGTTGTTGTCTCTGCGCCAGGTAAACGTTCTTCTTCTGACATTAAGGTGACGGATCTGCTGATTAACTTGGCAGACACTTCACTTGCCGGTCAAGATACAACAGAAGCTTTGAACAAAGTTGTCGGCCGTTATAAAGAGATTGCCGAAGGACTAGGTCTGGATGAAGAAATTGCTCAGGTCATCGAACAAGATGTAATCAGACGTCTTAACAAAGATCAATCAGATGATGTTCTATACGTAGACAGTTTAAAAGCTGCCGGTGAAGATAATAATGCAAAATTGATTGCGGCTTACTTTCAGCATATTGGTGTGGAAGCAGAGTACGTGAACCCGAGAGACGGCGGGTTACTCGTTAATCAGCGTCCGGAACGTGTGCGTGCCCTTCCAGAAGGTAATGAAAAGCTTTGTAAACTGCGCGATAAAGAGGGCATTATTGTATTTCCGGGCTTCTTTGGCTACACAGAAGACGGAACATTGCGTACGTTTAACCGCGGGGGCTCCGATATCACAGGTGCTTTACTAGCTGCTGCAACGAATGCAGAACTTTACGAAAATTTCACCGACGTGGATTCCGTTTTTTCGGCAAATCCGACTGTTATTGAAAACCCGCGTGCAATCGACGCTATGACATATCGGGAAATGCGGGAACTGGCGTATGCGGGCTTTTCCGTGTTCCACGAGGAAGCACTGGTGCCGGCATTCCGTCATAAGATCCCTGTTTGCATCAAAAATACGAATAATCCAAGTGCGCCAGGCACAATGATTGTACGGAACCGTGACCATAACTTGCAGCCTGTTGTAGGAATTGCAGCGGACAATGGTTTCTCCACACTTTTCGTTGATAAATATCTGATGAATCTTGAAATTGGTTTTGGCCGTCATTTACTGGAGATTCTCGAAGAAGAAGAAATCCCGTATGAGCATACGCCATCCGGTATCGATAATCTGTCAGTCATCATTCGTGATGAACATCTGACTCCTGAAAAAGAAGCACGGATCCTAAAGCGTATTGAAGAGGAATTGCATCCCGATGATGTACATTTCCAACGTGATTATTCAATGGTTGTATTAGTCGGTGAAGGTATGCGTCATGCAAGAGGTCTTGCAGCACGTGCTGCATCCGCCATTGCCCGGACAGGTGCAAATATCGAAATGATTAATCAGGGATCTTCAGAAGTCAGTTTGGTATTTGGTATACAGGAAAAAGATGAAAACATTGTTCTTCGTGAACTATACCAAGAGTTTTTTACTGAAGTCCCTGCGCATTAA
- a CDS encoding homoserine dehydrogenase, with protein MKNEISIGLLGYGVVGSGVATILHNHQEDLQHKLGVPVSIKKVVVKNLDKKRNGVIPKEKFTTSLDEVLNDPEIDLIIEVTGGSSEAIRRSLEAGKGVVTANKDVMAESGPELLKLADENKCDLLYEASVGGGIPLIRTLEDGLAADRITALTGIVNGTTNFILTKMKHENKTYEDALAEATELGFAEADPSADVDGLDAARKMVILASLSFSTEVDLDDVFVRGMKEIADGDLQLAEQFGYTIKMTGSAKKDEEGIEVAVEPVFVPNSHPLATVNNEFNAVYVYSDAVGETMFYGPGAGSLPTATSVTGDVVAACRNILLGVKGKRLHAPQFERKVKTDEQKYARYFHRITVRDEVGVLTELTSIYSHHKASLATVVQDSDRHEEGADLIFITHKISRQQHLDILKDLKDTPAVIDITSHYRVEGE; from the coding sequence ATGAAAAATGAAATTAGTATTGGTTTGCTGGGCTATGGAGTTGTAGGAAGCGGTGTGGCAACAATTTTGCACAACCACCAGGAAGACTTGCAGCACAAGCTGGGTGTTCCTGTGTCGATCAAGAAAGTAGTCGTTAAAAATCTTGATAAAAAACGTAATGGCGTGATACCTAAAGAAAAGTTCACTACATCACTCGATGAAGTGCTGAATGACCCTGAAATTGATCTGATTATAGAAGTAACAGGCGGTTCATCCGAAGCAATTCGCCGGTCATTGGAAGCAGGCAAGGGTGTGGTTACAGCAAATAAAGATGTAATGGCAGAATCGGGACCTGAATTATTGAAGTTAGCGGATGAAAACAAATGTGATCTATTATATGAAGCGAGTGTAGGCGGGGGTATCCCGCTGATCCGTACACTGGAAGATGGATTAGCAGCTGACCGGATTACTGCGCTGACAGGAATCGTTAATGGGACAACTAACTTCATTCTAACAAAGATGAAGCATGAAAATAAGACCTATGAAGACGCGTTGGCAGAAGCAACAGAGCTCGGATTTGCAGAGGCAGACCCGTCAGCAGACGTAGACGGCCTTGATGCAGCGCGCAAGATGGTAATTCTGGCTTCTCTGTCATTCTCTACAGAAGTGGATCTTGATGATGTGTTTGTCCGCGGCATGAAAGAAATTGCAGACGGTGATCTGCAGCTTGCTGAGCAGTTTGGCTATACAATTAAAATGACAGGTTCTGCGAAGAAAGACGAAGAAGGTATTGAGGTGGCGGTAGAACCGGTATTTGTTCCGAACTCGCATCCGCTTGCAACAGTCAATAATGAGTTCAACGCAGTATACGTATACAGTGATGCAGTAGGTGAGACGATGTTCTACGGACCGGGTGCAGGTTCACTTCCGACAGCCACTTCTGTAACAGGCGACGTGGTCGCGGCTTGCCGGAATATCTTGCTTGGCGTCAAGGGCAAGAGATTGCACGCACCGCAATTCGAGCGCAAAGTAAAAACAGACGAACAGAAGTATGCGCGCTATTTCCACCGCATTACAGTCCGCGATGAAGTGGGTGTACTGACGGAACTGACTTCTATCTACAGTCATCATAAAGCAAGTCTTGCGACAGTCGTGCAAGACTCTGACCGGCATGAAGAAGGTGCAGACTTAATTTTCATTACACATAAAATTTCACGTCAGCAGCATTTAGACATTTTAAAAGACTTAAAAGATACACCAGCGGTCATTGACATTACAAGTCATTACCGGGTGGAAGGAGAATAA
- the thrC gene encoding threonine synthase produces MRRWNGLIEEYKEWLPVTENTPALTLQEGNTPLIHLENLSKQWGINLYVKTEGTNPTGSFKDRGMVMAVAKAKEEGKTALICASTGNTSAAAAAYGARAGMRTIVVIPEGRIALGKLAQAKMYGAEIVAIEGNFDEALRMVREVGEGKIALVNSVNPYRLEGQKTVAFEAIEQLGSVPDIFALPVGNAGNISAAWKGFKEYAEKKGTATPKLLGVQADGAAPIVYDRVFDEPETVATAIRIGNPASWHLATQALEESGGDILSATDEEILEAYQLLAATDGIFAEPASCATIAGIKKRLDAGLIEKGTTIVGILTGNGLKDPETAINVNSHKPLMTNEQFNNFLNELKEGND; encoded by the coding sequence ATGAGAAGATGGAATGGATTGATCGAAGAGTATAAAGAGTGGTTGCCGGTGACAGAAAATACACCCGCGTTAACATTGCAGGAAGGTAATACGCCGCTGATCCACTTAGAGAATTTATCGAAACAGTGGGGAATCAACCTATATGTGAAAACAGAAGGAACGAATCCAACGGGCTCATTTAAAGACCGCGGTATGGTAATGGCAGTTGCAAAGGCGAAGGAAGAAGGAAAGACAGCGCTGATTTGTGCATCAACAGGCAACACGTCTGCTGCAGCTGCAGCTTACGGGGCGCGTGCAGGCATGCGTACGATTGTTGTAATCCCGGAAGGCCGTATTGCACTTGGTAAACTGGCACAGGCCAAAATGTACGGTGCGGAGATTGTAGCAATTGAAGGCAACTTTGACGAAGCGCTTCGCATGGTGCGTGAAGTCGGGGAAGGGAAAATTGCACTGGTGAATTCCGTCAATCCATATCGTCTGGAAGGACAAAAGACGGTGGCGTTTGAGGCAATCGAACAGCTTGGCAGCGTACCGGATATCTTTGCTTTGCCGGTCGGTAATGCAGGGAATATTTCTGCGGCATGGAAAGGCTTCAAAGAGTATGCAGAGAAAAAAGGAACAGCTACGCCGAAATTACTCGGTGTGCAGGCAGACGGTGCAGCACCGATCGTTTATGATCGTGTGTTTGATGAGCCTGAAACTGTTGCAACGGCCATTCGTATCGGAAATCCGGCGAGCTGGCATTTAGCAACTCAGGCGCTTGAAGAATCAGGCGGAGATATCCTGTCCGCAACGGACGAAGAAATTCTGGAAGCGTATCAATTGCTTGCCGCAACAGACGGAATCTTCGCTGAACCTGCGTCTTGCGCAACAATTGCAGGAATCAAAAAGCGTCTCGACGCAGGATTGATTGAAAAAGGAACGACAATTGTCGGTATCCTGACTGGTAATGGGCTGAAAGATCCGGAAACAGCAATCAACGTCAATTCACATAAACCATTGATGACAAATGAACAGTTCAATAACTTCCTGAATGAATTGAAAGAGGGGAACGACTAA
- the thrB gene encoding homoserine kinase gives MLEAGFTVTVPATTANLGPGFDHLGLALSLTMSIEVAPADQWYVLYQDKEYAALPTDETNLIVQTIQQVAARYDQQVSPQKLAVRSDIPLGKGLGSSATAIAAGIEIASELTGLQLSPKDKLRIGSELEGHADNVTAALIGGMTVSYFTEDEMEVLTFPAPPIGIVILVPPVALKTEASRGLLPEQLAHKDAVRGSAAGSVMTAAIAQADWVTAGRMMERDLYHEPYRKVGFPNFDEIRIACKEAGAYGMTISGAGPSLFIAVPPETEQQVAASLNQRFPHYQALALQPAETGAFITK, from the coding sequence ATGTTAGAAGCCGGTTTTACAGTGACCGTGCCTGCCACAACGGCAAACCTCGGACCGGGCTTTGATCATTTAGGTCTTGCCCTTTCACTAACTATGTCGATAGAAGTTGCACCGGCTGATCAATGGTATGTTTTATATCAAGATAAGGAATATGCTGCACTTCCAACGGATGAAACAAACTTAATTGTACAGACCATCCAGCAGGTGGCGGCGCGGTATGATCAACAGGTTTCACCGCAAAAGCTGGCAGTGCGTTCGGATATACCGCTAGGAAAAGGTCTGGGCAGCAGCGCCACAGCTATTGCAGCGGGTATAGAAATTGCAAGTGAGCTGACAGGACTGCAATTGTCCCCGAAAGATAAACTGCGGATCGGCAGTGAGCTTGAAGGACATGCGGATAATGTAACGGCGGCATTGATTGGCGGTATGACAGTTTCATACTTTACCGAAGATGAAATGGAAGTATTGACTTTCCCTGCACCTCCAATCGGCATCGTTATTCTGGTTCCGCCAGTAGCTTTAAAAACAGAAGCTTCACGCGGCTTGCTTCCTGAACAGCTGGCACATAAAGATGCAGTGCGCGGAAGTGCGGCAGGAAGTGTCATGACTGCCGCAATTGCGCAAGCTGACTGGGTGACCGCCGGGCGAATGATGGAACGTGATCTGTATCACGAACCGTACAGAAAGGTCGGGTTTCCTAATTTCGATGAAATCCGCATTGCCTGCAAAGAGGCGGGTGCGTATGGCATGACAATCAGTGGAGCGGGACCGTCATTATTCATTGCTGTACCGCCTGAAACAGAACAGCAAGTGGCAGCATCACTAAATCAGCGCTTCCCGCATTACCAGGCGCTGGCTCTGCAGCCGGCAGAAACTGGAGCGTTCATAACAAAATAA
- a CDS encoding S-ribosylhomocysteine lyase — translation MNVESFNLDHTKVKAPYIRLAGTSEGRNGDKISKYDIRFCQPNKDHMDMPALHSLEHMMAEFSRNHSDQIVDISPMGCQTGYYLAVINHEDYDDILSIVEKTLNDVLEATEVPACNEVQCGWAASHSLEGAKEIARTMLDKKDEWTEVFA, via the coding sequence ATGAACGTAGAAAGTTTTAATTTGGATCACACGAAAGTGAAAGCACCTTATATTCGATTAGCGGGAACTTCAGAAGGACGAAATGGCGATAAGATTTCCAAGTATGATATTCGTTTCTGTCAGCCTAATAAAGATCATATGGATATGCCGGCACTTCATTCGCTGGAGCATATGATGGCGGAATTCAGCCGGAACCATTCAGATCAAATCGTCGATATCAGCCCAATGGGTTGCCAGACGGGTTATTATTTGGCTGTCATCAACCATGAAGACTATGATGATATCCTTTCTATAGTAGAGAAAACATTAAATGACGTCTTGGAAGCGACAGAAGTGCCGGCGTGCAACGAAGTGCAATGCGGCTGGGCGGCGAGTCACAGTCTCGAAGGCGCAAAAGAAATTGCGCGCACGATGCTGGATAAGAAGGACGAGTGGACAGAAGTATTTGCATAA